TGGGACGAGGCCGCGCAGGAGATCGTCTACAAGCATTACGTGAATCTCGGGATCGCCGCAGCCACCCCGCGCGGCCTCATCGTCCCGAATCTCAAGGACGCGCACCTGATGACGCTGCGGGAGCTCGCCGAGGGCATCGGTGAGCTCGCGCGCACGGCCCGCGCGGGCCGCACCTCCCTGCGCGACACCCGCGACGGCACCATCACGATCACCAACTACGGCGTCTTCGACATCGACTCCGGCACCCCGATCCTGAACCCCGGGGAGTCGGCGATCCTCGGCGTCGGCGCGATCAAGGAGAAGCCCTGGGTGGTCGACGGCCAGGTCGTCCCGCGGCAGGTCGCGGGGCTCTCCCTGAGCTTCGACCACCGGCTCATCGACGGCGCGCTGGGCGCGGAGCTGCTGCGCGATGTCTCCGCCGTGCTCGAGGACCCGTCGCTGGGACTCGTGTGGGGTTGAGCGGACTCCTCCTCCTGAAAGGTCTCGGCAGGGCAAGCGTCGGTACGCTGTGGCGGTGACCTCGAGCCGCTCACCCGTACCGCGCCCGCCGCGCCGCGATGACCCGCGGATGCAGACGGTCGAGATGGCCGCGCTGCGCTACGTGGAGATCACCGAGTCGGAGACCCTGGATTCGGGGCCGGTCCATGAGGAATCGATGCCGTGGCGGACGGCGCTGCTGGTCGCGGCGGGAGGAGCCGCCGGGGCGATGCTCCGCTTCTCCCTGACGGTGCTCGCGCCCACGGTCACCACCCCCACCCTGGTCGAGCTGCCCTGGGCCACCCTCTGGGTCAACCTGCTGGGCTGCCTCGGGCTCGGCCTGCTCAACGGGGTGCTCGAGGTGCGTGCCCAGCGCCCCTGGGTGCAGCCGCTGCTCGGGACCGGGCTGTGCGGAGGATTCACGACCTTCTCCTCGGTGGTGCTGGAGGGCTCGGCGATGATCGGGGCGGACTTCCCGGTCCTCGCCATGGCGTACACGATCGTGACGGTCGTGGTGTGCCTGAGCGGGATCGTGCTGGGGCTGATCGGCGGCCGACGGCTGGCCCGGTGGCAGCAGGCGCGCCGCGCCGCGGGCGCGGAGCGGACGGCATGAGCGCGGGCGGCTTCCTGGCCGCGGCGCTGCTGGTGGGCGTCGGCGGCGGACTCGGCTCCGTCACGCGCTGGGGCGTGCGCGTGCTCGCACTCCGTCTGCTGGCGGCGCAGGGCAGGGAGCAGCTGAGCGAGGACGTGCGGCCCGGCACCACCGTCGCGGCGAACATCCTCGCGTGCTTCCTGCTGGGGATCGCGGTCGCCCGGATCGGATCCGCCGGCGGAACCGTCGAGTTCGTCTACCTGATGCTGGCCGCCGGGTTCTGCGGCGGTCTGTCCACGCTGTCCACCGCTGCGCTCGATGTCGTCGAGCTGGTGCGGCGGCGGACCTTCTCCCTCGCCCTGGCCTACCTGCTGCTGAGTGCCGGCAGCGGGATGGCGGCGCTGTGGCTGGGCCTGGTGCTCGCCTCATGACAGCTCCCCTCCTGCCGCGGCCCCGGCCCGCGGCGGTCCTGCTGCTGCTCGGCGCTCTCGCGGTGCTCGCGGTCCTGTCGGTGCTCGCTGCCGCCGCGGCCGGCGGCGACAACCTCGTGCTCATGGATGCCGGCCCCGTCGCCCGCCACGGCGCTCCCGTGGTCGCGATGCTCGCCGATCTCGCCGGGGCGCTCACCCTCGGCGGCGCCGTCGTCGCCGGCTGGCTGCTGCCGGAGCCCGCGGACCGTGCCCGCGCCCTGCTGGTGGTGGCGGTGACGGCCGGGGCGACCACCCTGCTGCGCGGCACTGCGCTGGGCCTCTCCTATGCGGTCGCCACCGGTCAGCCCGTCAGCTCCCCCCGCTTCGGCTCGGACCTGCCGGTCTTCCTCGGGACGGACCTGGGGAACTGGCTGCTGTCCGGGGTCCTCCTCGCGGCGGCGGCGACGACGGTCGCCGTGCTCGGCGCCTCGGTGGGCATCGCCCGCTCGGTCGCGGCGCTGGCCTCCCTGGTCGCCTTCGCCGCGGCGATGACCGGGCATGCCGCCGGCGACGAGACCCACGAGGTGGGCACGTCGACGATGCTCATCCACCTGCTGGCGGTCGGGATCTGGCTGGGCGGCCTGGCGGTGCTGCAGCTGCTGCCGGCCCGCGGCCGGGACGACGCACAGGTGGTGCGCCGCTACTCCCATCTCGCCCTGATCTGCTGGGTCGCGCTCGCGCTGAGCGGGGTCTGGGCGCTCGCCGTGCGCATGAACTCCCCTGGGGAGATCCTCACCAGCGCCTACGTCCAGATCGGCCTCGCCAAGGCCGTGCTGCTGCTCATGCTGGGAGCGCTGGGGGTCCTGCAGCGCCGACAGATCGCCTCCGGATTCGAGACCCCCGGCACCGGGCGGCACGCCCGGAGCACCTATCGCCGGCTGGCGCTGCTCGAGCTCGCCCTGATGGGGCTCGCGGTCGCGCTCGCCGCCGCGATGAGCTCCTCCCCGCCCCCTGCGGAGGCCGGCACCCCGCCGGAGGGTCCGGCCGGAGTGCTCACCGGGTATGCGCTGCCGCCGGCACCGGACCTGCTCACCGTGCTGGGCGCCTGGCGACCAGCACCCTTCGGCATGGCCCTGGCCTGCGTGCTGGTGCTGCTCTGGTGGCGACCGGGCGCCCCGCCCCGCCCGCGTGCGCAGAGCCTGCGCCTGGTCCTCGGCGCTGTGGCGCTGGTCCTGCTGACCAGCGGGCCGCTGAACGTCTACGGCAAGGTGCTGGTCTCCGCCCACGTGCTGCAGCACCTGCTGCTGATGGCGCCGGCCGGGGTGCTGCTGGGCAGCGTCTGCCTGGTGCCGAGGGGGCTGCGCGCCGCCGTCGGCGGACGCTGGTGGGTCGCGATGCTGCTCGCCGCCCTCGGCCCGGTGCTGCTGATCGCGGTCTACGCCGGCCCCCTGCTGCGCCCCGCTCTCGACGGCCACGCCGCGCACCTGGCCCTGCAGCTGCTGGCCCTGGCCGCAGGGGTGCTCACCGCGCTCGCGGCGCGGGCGCTGCCGGAGCCGATCCGACGCTGGCAGCGCACTGCGGTGCTCGGGGCGCCGCTGCTGCTGTGCCTCGGGGCCGGGGTGGTGCTGATGACCACGGATCTGCTGATCGCGGCGAGCTGGTTCGGCGCTACCGGCCGCACCTGGTGGGCGGATGCTCTGGCTGATCAGCACCGGGCGGGCATCGCCGTGCTCGTGGTGGTGGCGCTCACCGCTGCCGTGGCCCTCACCGCGGCGCGGAGGAGTGTGCCACCGAAGGACTGACGGCGGTGCCTCGTCCATGCCACCGAGAATCTGACGGCTGTGCCTCGTGCATGCCACCGAAAATCTGACGCATACGAGCGTTGAACGGCTCAGGGGCGTTCAACCGCCATAGAGGTCGGATTTCTGGTGGCGCCTCCGCGGCTCCGCAGCTCGGCCCCCCGGGGAGGCTCGGCCGCTCCGCAGCTCGGCGCCTCGGCGCTTCCGGGGTCAGGCGAAGAGCTCGCGCACGGAGCGCAGCCGCGCCAGCAGCGTGTCGCGGTCGACCTGCGGCACCAGCTGATCCTCCGCCTCGTGGGCGGAGGCCGCGGCGCGGCGGGCGGTGACCTTCTGGGCGCCGAGCAGACCCTCGACCCGACCGCGCACCCCGGCGGGGGCGGCGGCGGGCTTCGCGGGCACGGCGCCCTCGGCCCCTGCCCGCACCCGACGGAACTGCTCGAGCGCGGGGGAGGAGCCCTTCAGAGTGGCGGCCAGCATAAAGGCGGCGATGTCCGCCTGCTCGACGAGGATCGGCAGCACCCCGCCGGAGACCCGCTGCTGACCGAGGATCACCAGGTCGTCGCGGCCACGGGCGAAGGCACCGAGGAACAGGTCCGGTGCTCCGGAGGCGGTGCGCGGCACCACGTCCGGGGGGAAGTGGGTCGCCCGGGACTCGTAGCCGGTGGCCAGCACGATCAGGTCCGGGGCGTAGCTCAGATGCCCGGCGTGGGAGCCGGTGCCCAGATGCGTGATCGTGCCGTCTGCGTCCACGCCGGTCACGTCGCCGGCCGGCGTGATCCGACCCTCGCGCACCCGGTCGAGCACATCGTCGGAGATGATCACCGCGTCCTCGAGCAGGGGCGCCGCCGGTGCGGGCAGGCCCGCATCGGCGGGGTGGCCCACCGTGCGGCGGATCACGGTCTCGGCGATCTTCGCGTTCAGCCCGCCGAGCACGGAGGGCTCGTGGGAGGCGGCGACATCGCCCGGGACACCGGCGATGCGGCGCGGCACGACCCAGTGGCCCGTCCGCATGGACCAGCGCACCTCGAGGGCGCGACGGGCGGCGTCGACCGAGATGTCGGCGGCGGACTGCCCCGAGCCGACCACCAGCACCCGCTGCCCCTCGAGCCCGTCGGCCCCGGTCCAGTCCTTGGCGTCGATGACCCGCACCGTGGAGGGGACCTCGGCCGCCCACCGGGGGCGGTGGGGGTGCTCGGAGATGCCGTGGGCGGAGATCACCGCTCGGTAGATCCCGATCTCCCCGGTGGAGAGCTCCACCTCCCAGACCCCGTCACCGAACGGGCGAGCGCTGCGCACCGCGGTGCCGGGGCGGAAGTGCTCGGTGAGGTCGTGCCGGGCCGCGTAGGCGCGCAGATACTTCGCCATCTGCGCGGGGGAGAGGTACTCCGGGAAGGAGACGGGCTGGAGCAGGTCCTCGTACTCGGTGAACTCGCGGGAGGAGATCATCTCCATCGTGGGCCACACCGGGGAGTCCTCGCGCTCCGGATTCCAGATCCCGCCGACGTGCGGAGCCCGGTCCACCAGGTCGAAGGGGACCTCCAGCGCCTTCAGCGCCGCGGCGGCGGCGAGGCCGGCAGGGCCGGCACCGATGATCAGCACCTTCTCGCGGGTGGGGATCGGGTCGTGGAGATCGGGCATCGAGGGGAGCCTTCTTCCGTGTCGTGCGGCGCGCGGTGCCCGGCACGGTCCCGGGCCCCCGGCTCAGCGGCGGGCGGTCGCTGGCCATCCTAATCGTCGTGCGCGGGCCGGGTCGCCGCTTCGCGACGGGCCTGACGGTGTCGGGCGTGGCCGAGCGGGCGCGGGCTCAGCGCAGAGCCCCGCCCGCCTGCTCACGAGCCAGGAGCAGGGCGCCGGGCAGCCCGGTGGGAGCGACGGAGAGGGAGCGCCGTGCGGCCCGCAGCCCGGCGGCGACCTCGTCGTGGATCGGTCCGGGCCCGGTCAGCACGGATCCGGCCAGCACCACCGGCAGCTCCGCCTGCGGGTCCAGGGCTTCCACGGTGTCGAGCACGTGCGTGATCACGGTGTCGAGGATCCGGCGGGCCACCGGGTCCTCGGGAATCCTCCCGGGCACCGGCGCGAAACGGCCCAGCGCTGCCGGGGCACCGGCGGGGAGCTGCTCGTCGAGAGCACGGATGAGGTCCTGGCGCGGGTCCCCGGTGCGCGAGGGCGGCAGCCGGCCCGCGCGCAGGTCCAGGCCGAGCACTCCGCCGATCTCCTCGGTGAGCCGGGTGCGCGGCCCGCGGCCGTCGAGATCGGCGGCGACCGCCTCGAGGGTGCGTCGTCCCAGCCAGACCGCGGAGCCGATGTCCCCCAGCAGCCACCCCATCCCGTCCCGGCGGGCGACGGCCTGCCGGTCGTGGAACCGCACGGCGACCGCCCCGGTGCCGGCCAGCACCAGCAGCCCGTCATCGCCCACGCCCCCGGCGAGGAAGGCGGTGTGCAGGTCATCGGTGATGAGGATCCGCGCGGCCTCGATGCCGAGCTCGCGCAGCCGCGCGCCGACCGCATGCTGCACCTCGGCGGCGCGCGCCGGACCGGCGCCCGAGATCCCCAGGGCCACGGCGGCGACCTCGCCGGGCCCGCCCAGCGCGAGGCGCCCGCGCTCGAGCACCTCGCGGGTCGCCTCGGCCACGTGGTCGAACGCCTCCGCGCCGGAGGAGCGCAGATTCGCACCCGGGCCCTCGGCCTCGGCGATCACCGCCCCGTCCAGCAGCGCGAGCACCAGGCGGGAGCTGGTCCCACCGATGTCTCCGGCGATCACCAGGAGCGGCGGGGACTCGTCGTCCGCCGGCCCCCTGCGCGCCGGCCCCCTGCCCGCCGGCCCTGGGGCGGCTGCCTCGACCATGTGGATCTCCTCGTGTGGCTGATGTCCACATGGTAGGCCGAGCCCGGGGACGGATCCCGATACGCTGGGACTCCGTCGGCACGCCCCGCCGGCCTTCGGGCCCCGCGCGGAACGCACGCCGCCCCGCCCCCGATCCCAGGAGTCCGACGTGAGCCACCCGCCGCGGGACCGCACGACCCTCGACGCCAGCCTCGTCGACCTCGCCTCGCCGACCGAGGAGCGCAATCCGGCCAGCACCGAGCTCGATGCCCTCGACGCCCGCGGGATGGTCGATGTGATCCTCGGAGAGGACGCGACGGTCGCCGGGGCGGTCCAGGCCCGGGCCGGGGAGATCGCCGCGCTGGTCGAGGTGTGCGTGCAGGCGATCTCCGCCGGCGGCACCGTCCACTACCTCGGTGCCGGCACCTCCGGGCGCCTCGCGGTGCTGGACGCCGTCGAGCTCGCCCCCACCTTCGATGCCGACGCATCGATGGTCACCGCGCACCTGGCCGGCGGCCACGGGGCCTTCCTCACCGCGGTCGAGGGCGCCGAGGACTCGACCGCGGCCGGGGCCGAGCTGGTGCGCGAGCAGTGCCGCCCCGGCGACGTCGTGATCGGACTGGCCGCGAGCGGTCGCACCCCTTTCGTCGGCGGAGCGCTGGAGGCGGCCCGCGCCGCCGGGATGCCCACCGCGCTGATCTCCGCGAACCCGCAGGCCGAGCTGGCCCCCCTCGCCGACCACCCGATCCTGCTGGCCGTCGGGCCCGAGGTGGTCACCGGCTCCACCCGGATGAAGGCCGGCACGGCGCAGAAGCTCACCCTGAACGCCCTGTCCACCGCGATGATGGTGCGGCTGGGCACCACCTTCGGGAACCTGATGATCGATGTGCGCCCCACCAACGCGAAGCTCGTCGCCCGCACCGTGCGGATGCTGGTCCAGGCGAGCGGTCAGAGCCCGCAGCGCGCCGCCGCGGTGCTCGAGGCCGCGGGCGGCGAGGTGCGCGTCGCGCTGGTCGCGCTGCTGGCCGGCGCCGAGGTCGAGGCCGCCGCCGCGGTGCTCGAGCAGTTCCCCCGCGATGCCCGGCGCGTCGGCGACCCGGCCGGGATCCGCTCCGCAGTGGCCGCCCTCGACGCCCGCAGCTGAGGCCGGCCGCCCGGTCGGCGGGCCCGGCGACGGGATATTCGGTGGACCCCGGGGAGCGGGGCTCCTACGGTGTCGGCATGCGCCTGTGATCCGCCCCGTCGACCGCCGTCCCTCCGGCCAGGAGCCGATCCATGCCCGCGCACCCTGCCCCCGCCGCCTTCGCGGCCGACCCGTCCCTGCATCTGCGGGCCGACGGGATCTCCTTCTCGTACCCGGACCGCCGGGTCCTCACCGACGTGTCCCTGGTGGTCCCCGCCGGGCGCCCCACCGGCCTGCTCGGTGAGAACGGCAGCGGAAAATCCACCCTGCTGCGGATCCTCGCCGGGCAGCTCGCGGCGGACACCGGGAGCTGTGATGCGCCCGGACCCGTCGGCGTGCTGGCCCAGGAACTGCCCTTCGGGCCCGACACCACCCTCACCGCAGTGCTCGCCGATGCCCTCGAACGCTCCCGCCGCCTCGAACGGGCCCTGATCGCCGCCGGGGAGGAGCTCGCGACCGGGGACGACGGACCCACCGCCCGGGCGTCGCACCGCTTCGACATGCTGCTCGCCGAGGCGACCCTCGCCGACGTCTGGAACGCGGACCGCCGCGCCGAGGAGGTCCTGGCCGGGCTGAGTCTGGACGTGCTCGCCCCCGCCACCGCGCTGGGCAGGATCAGCGGAGGCCAGCTCGAGCGCCTGGCCCTGGCCCACCTGCTGATCTCTCGCCCCACCAGCTGGCTGCTCGACGAGCCCACCAACCATCTCGACGATGCCGGCGCCGCCTTCCTCGCCGCCACGATCACCGCCCACCCGGGACCGGTGCTGATCGCCAGCCACGACCGGGCCTTCCTCGACGAGGCCACCCACGCCCAGCTCGACCTCGACCCCGCGGAGTCCCCGGCCGCGACCGAATCCGGCGGGCTCACCGCGTACACCGGCGGTTTCAGCGACTACCTGCTGGCCCGCTTCGAGGCGCGCGACCGCTGGGAGCACCGCTATCGCACCGAGCAGGAGGAGCTGACCGTGCTGCGACAGGCGGTGAAGGACTCCGCAGCCGTCGGCCATGAGGGCGCCGCCCCGCGCACCGAGGCCCGTGCCTCGAAGAAGTTCTACGCCGACCGCAACGCCGCCGTCGTCTCCCGCCGACTGCGCGAGTCCCGGGCCCGCCTCGCCCAGCTCGAGCAGCACCAGGTGCGCAGGCCGCCCGCCGAGCTGACCCTCACCCACCTGCCCGCGGCGGCCTCCCGCACCGCCGCCGGGGCGGTGCAGCTCGCGGCGAGCGAGGTGGCGGTGGCGGGGCGCCTGGCACCGACCTCCGTCAGCCTCTCGGCAGGGCAGCGTCTGCTGGTCACCGGCCCGAACGGCAGCGGGAAGACCACTCTGCTCGACGTGATCGCCGGCGCCCTCGCCCCCAGCTCCGGCACCGTGGCGCGACCGCGGAGCCTGCGGATCGGGTATCTGGGCCAGGACGACGCCGCCGTCCCGGGCCGCACCGTCCGCCAGCACCTGCAGGCGGCGTCCCGCACCGCCGGAGCGGAAGAGGAGGGCACCCCGGAGCTGTTCGGCCTGATCTCCCCACGCGATCTGGACCGCCCGCTGACCCTGCTCTCCCGCGGCCAGCTGCGACGGGTGATGCTCGCCGCCGTGCTGCTGGACCCGCCCGAGCTGCTGGTGCTGGACGAACCCACCAACCATCTCGCGCTGCTCACCGCCACCCGGCTCGAGGCGGCTCTGGAAGGCTGGGAGGGCACCGTGCTGATCGCTTCCCACGACCGCTGGCTGCGCCGCCGCTGGCAGGACGCGGTGCTCGAGCTGCCCGGCGGTCCGGCCGGCGACTGAGCCTCGGGCCTCGAGCGCGGCGGGTTCATCCACGTTCACGATCCTCGGCGCAGCGCCCCGACGCAGGCCAGGCTGGGTCCCTCACCGTCCCAGGAGGAGCCCCGACATGACCGAGCAGTTGCAGAAGTTCGAGACCCTGACCATCCACGCCGGCCAGGCGCCCGACACGGATGCCGGTTCGCGTGCGCTGCCGATCCACCAGACCACGAGCTTCGTGTTCCCCTCGGCGCAGTCCGCTGCGGACCGCTTCGCGCTCGCCGAGGCCGCCCCGATCTACACCCGCATCACCAATCCCACGCAGGCCGTGGTCGAGGACCGGATCGCGGCGCTCGAGGGCGGCGCCGCCGGGCTGCTGCTCGCCTCCGGGCAGAGCGCGATCACGCTGTCGATCCTGAACCTCGCCGGTGCCGGGGACTCCGTCGCCGTCTCCCCGAGCCTGTACGGCGGCTCCTTCAACCTGTTCAAGCACACGCTGAGCCGCCTGGGCATCACCGCGCAGTGGGTGGCCGATCCCACCGATCCGGAGTCCTGGCGCGCCGCGACCGACGAGACCACCCGTGCCTTCTTCGTCGAGTCGATCCCGAACCCCAAGCAGGACATCCCCGATATCCGGGCGATCGCCGACGTCGCCCACGAGATCGGTGTCCCGCTGATCGTGGACAACACCGTCGCCACCCCCTTCCTGCTGCGCCCGCTCGAGCACGGCGCGGACATCGTCGTGCACTCGGCGACCAAGTTCCTCGGCGGCCACGGCACCTCGATCGCCGGTGTGATCGTCGATGGCGACAGCTTCGACTTCGCCGCCCACGCCGAGAAGTACCCGCAGTTCAACGAGCCCGACGAGTCCTACAACGGCCTCGTCTTCGCGGGCCTGCCCGCAGCCTTCGCGACCCGTGCCCGCACCAACCTGCTGCGCGACCTGGGCCCGGCCGTCTCCCCGTTCAACGCCTTCCTCATCGGGCAGGGGCTGGAGACGCTGCCGCTGCGCATGGAGCGCCATCTGGAGAACACCCACCGGGTCGCCGCCGTCCTCGAAGCCGACGACCGCGTGGGCGCCGTGACCTGGGCGTCCCTGGACTCCTCGCCGTACAAGGCCACTGCTGACCGCTACCTCCCCCAGGGGGCGGGCAGCGTGCTCGGCTTCGTCCTGCCCGGCGGACTCGAGGCCGGCAAGCGCTTCGTGGACGCGCTCACCCTCCACTCCCACGTCGCGAACATCGGCGACGTGCGCTCCCTGGTGATCCACCCCGCCTCGACCACCCACTCCCAGCTCAGCGAGGAGGAGCAGCGCGCCGCCGGCATCGAACCGGGCTTCGTGCGGCTCTCGGTGGGCATCGAGCACATCGACGACATCCTCACGGACATCGAGCAGGGCCTGGTCGCGGCCACCGCCTGAGCCGGACGCGCCCGCCGGGACCAGCGGGCGCGCAGGGGACGGCCGATAGCCTGGACCTCATGACCTCCGATCCGCTCGCCCCCGTCACCTCCCCGCTGGATCAGTGGCCCCCGCGCTGGGCCCCGACTGCGGTGATCTTCGACTGCGACGGGCTGCTGGTGGACACCGAGGGCCAATGGGTCGCGCTGCAGGAGGAGTACCTCGCCCGCCACGGCGCCGCGCTGGACCGGCAGACCCGGCGCATGATCACCGGCCGAGCCGCGGACCTGGTGGTGCTCACGCTCGCCGAGGCCGTCGGCAAGGATCCCCACCAGGTCGGGGCGGAGCTGCTGGCCGAGCATCGCGAGCACATCGGCGAGGGCCTCACCCCGCTGCCCGGTGCGCTGGAGACCCTGCGGTCCATCGCCGCGGTGCGGCCGATCGCGGTCGCCTCCAACTCCCCGCGGGACATGCTGGACACCAAGCTCGACAGGCTCGGCCTCACCGAGCTGGTCGACGTCTCGATCGCCATCGAGGACGTGACCGAGCCCAAGCCCGCCCCCGACATGTATCTCGCCGCGGCGCTGGCGCTCGGCGCGGACCCGGCCGACTGCCTCGGCTTCGAGGACTCCGAGACCGGCGCGGACGCCGCCCGCGCGGCCGGGCTGCAGCTGATCGCCGTGCCCTCGATCCCCGGTCAGGAGCCCCGGGCGCCGCGCCGCCTCGCCTCCCTCGCCGATCCCGTGCTGGCCCGGTGGATCTCCGCCTGGGAGCCGCGCCGATGAGCGCCGGCACCCCGCCGGTGGCGGCGGCTGGGATTCCCCCGCGCTTCGCCGAGGCCTTCGGCGACTGGACGCCGCAGGCGATCGTCTTCGACTGCGACGGGCTGCTGCTGGACACGGAGTCCGTCTGGCAGCTCGCCGAGGACCGGGTGGTCGCCGCCCACGGGGCCGTGCTCGAGGTGACCGATGCGGCGCTGCTGCACGGCTCGACCCTCGAGGCCGCCGCGGAGCTCATCGCCCGCCGCTGCGGCCAGGACGAGCAGGTGGTCCGCGCGGATCTGGTCCGAGAGTTCGATGGCGAGCTCGCCGCCGGCATCCGCACCCTGCCCGGTGCCGCCGAGATCCTGGGCCTGGCCGGGGCGAAGGTGCCGTTGGGCTGCGCGTCGAACTCGTGGCTCGAGGCGCTCGAGGGGAAGCTGCGCCTCGGCGGGCTCCGGGAGCATTTCACGGTGCTGGAGGCCTCCGACACCGTCGAGCATCCCAAACCCGCCCCGGACATGTACGCCGCGGCCGCCCGAGCTCTCGGCGCCGAGCCCTCCCGGGTGCTCGCCTTCGAGGACTCCGGCACCGGGGCGCAGGCCGCCCGGGACGCCGGGCTGCGGCTGATCGCGGTCCCCACCGGTGGACATCCGGCACCCCCGGCGGATCTCGCGCTCACCGCGCTCACCGACCCGGACCTCGCGGCCTGGATCGCGAGCTGGTGAGACTGCCCCGCCCGGGGAGCCCCCGGGTGCCCTCGGCCGCCGCGGACGTGACCGCACCGACTCCGGTGCCCAGGACGCGGGTCGGCTCGCTCACATGATGCCCACAGGGGACCGGAAGCTGGCCCCGCGGCGTCGATCCGGTGTTCACTGGACCCCATGAGCACACCGCCGGACCCGTCCACGCCTCTGACAGCCCGCGCCCATGGCTCCGCCCTGCGCGGCCGCGGCTGGCTGAACACAGGGGGCGAAGAGCTCGACCTCGAGACGCTGCGCGGGAAGATCGTGCTGCTCGACTTCTGGACCTTCTGCTGCGTGAACTGCCTGCACGTCCTCGACGAGCTGCGCCCTCTGAAGGAGAAGTGGGCCGATGAGCTGGTGGTCATCGGCGTCCATTCCCCGAAGTTCGAGTTCGAGAAGGACCCCGAGGCGCTGGCCGCGAACATCGAGCGGTACGAGGTCACCCATCCGGTGATCGACGATCCCGAGCTGGAGACCTGGAGCGAGTACGGCGCCCGCGCCTGGCCCACCCTGATGGTGCTGGACACCCACGGCCGCATCGCCGGCAACCTCTCCGGCGAGGGGCACGCCGCGAACCTCGACCAGCTGGTCACCCAGCTCGTCGCCGAGGGGGAGGCCGACGGCTCCCTGCGACGCGGACCCGCGCCCACCGTGCTCGCCGAGCGCACCCCGCAGACCCTCCGCTTCCCCTCGAAGCTCGCGCTGATGCCGGACGGCCGCCTGGTCGTCTCTGATGCCGGCCAGCACCGGCTGGTCGTCTTCGAGAACGACGGCGCGACCGTCGACGCGGTCATCGGCACGGGGGAGCGGGGCCACCGTGACGGCGATGCGGAGACCGCACAGTTCGCCGAGCCGAACGGGGTGCTCGCGCTGCCGTCCGAGATCGCCGACGAGGTCGGCTACGACCTGCTGGTCGCCGACACCGCGGGCCACCGCCTGCGCGGGGTCAAGGTGGGCCAGGACCGGCTGCTGCGCTCCCGCACCGCGACCGAGGTGACCACCGTCGCCGGCTCGGGCGCCCAATGGATGCAGGGCGAGCCGCTGCCCCGCGGCGAGGGCGACGCCCGCACCTTCGCCCTGTCCACCCCGTGGGACCTGACCTGGTCGCACGTGCTGGGCCGCGCGGTGATCGCGATGGCCGGCATCCACCAGCTGTGGACCTTCGACCCGGTCACCGGGGCGATCATGGTGCTCGCGGGCACCACCCAGGAGGGTCTGGTCGACGGCCCCGCCGTCACCTCCTGGTGGGCGCAGCCCTCCGGCCTGGACGAGCTGCCCGACGGCCGGATCGCGATCGCCGACTCCGAGACCTCCGCCGTGCGCGTGCTGGACCCGCGGAGCATGCAGGTCAGCACCCTGGTGGGGCAGGGACTGTTCGACTTCGGGCACGTGGACGGGCCCGCCGGCACCGCCCGCCTGCAGCACCCCCTGGCCGTCACCGCGCTGCCCGACGGCCGCATCGCCGTCAGCGACACCTACAACGGCGCG
The window above is part of the Brachybacterium vulturis genome. Proteins encoded here:
- a CDS encoding ABC-F family ATP-binding cassette domain-containing protein — its product is MPAHPAPAAFAADPSLHLRADGISFSYPDRRVLTDVSLVVPAGRPTGLLGENGSGKSTLLRILAGQLAADTGSCDAPGPVGVLAQELPFGPDTTLTAVLADALERSRRLERALIAAGEELATGDDGPTARASHRFDMLLAEATLADVWNADRRAEEVLAGLSLDVLAPATALGRISGGQLERLALAHLLISRPTSWLLDEPTNHLDDAGAAFLAATITAHPGPVLIASHDRAFLDEATHAQLDLDPAESPAATESGGLTAYTGGFSDYLLARFEARDRWEHRYRTEQEELTVLRQAVKDSAAVGHEGAAPRTEARASKKFYADRNAAVVSRRLRESRARLAQLEQHQVRRPPAELTLTHLPAAASRTAAGAVQLAASEVAVAGRLAPTSVSLSAGQRLLVTGPNGSGKTTLLDVIAGALAPSSGTVARPRSLRIGYLGQDDAAVPGRTVRQHLQAASRTAGAEEEGTPELFGLISPRDLDRPLTLLSRGQLRRVMLAAVLLDPPELLVLDEPTNHLALLTATRLEAALEGWEGTVLIASHDRWLRRRWQDAVLELPGGPAGD
- a CDS encoding HAD family hydrolase; its protein translation is MSAGTPPVAAAGIPPRFAEAFGDWTPQAIVFDCDGLLLDTESVWQLAEDRVVAAHGAVLEVTDAALLHGSTLEAAAELIARRCGQDEQVVRADLVREFDGELAAGIRTLPGAAEILGLAGAKVPLGCASNSWLEALEGKLRLGGLREHFTVLEASDTVEHPKPAPDMYAAAARALGAEPSRVLAFEDSGTGAQAARDAGLRLIAVPTGGHPAPPADLALTALTDPDLAAWIASW
- a CDS encoding O-acetylhomoserine aminocarboxypropyltransferase/cysteine synthase family protein, whose product is MTEQLQKFETLTIHAGQAPDTDAGSRALPIHQTTSFVFPSAQSAADRFALAEAAPIYTRITNPTQAVVEDRIAALEGGAAGLLLASGQSAITLSILNLAGAGDSVAVSPSLYGGSFNLFKHTLSRLGITAQWVADPTDPESWRAATDETTRAFFVESIPNPKQDIPDIRAIADVAHEIGVPLIVDNTVATPFLLRPLEHGADIVVHSATKFLGGHGTSIAGVIVDGDSFDFAAHAEKYPQFNEPDESYNGLVFAGLPAAFATRARTNLLRDLGPAVSPFNAFLIGQGLETLPLRMERHLENTHRVAAVLEADDRVGAVTWASLDSSPYKATADRYLPQGAGSVLGFVLPGGLEAGKRFVDALTLHSHVANIGDVRSLVIHPASTTHSQLSEEEQRAAGIEPGFVRLSVGIEHIDDILTDIEQGLVAATA
- a CDS encoding thioredoxin-like domain-containing protein; its protein translation is MSTPPDPSTPLTARAHGSALRGRGWLNTGGEELDLETLRGKIVLLDFWTFCCVNCLHVLDELRPLKEKWADELVVIGVHSPKFEFEKDPEALAANIERYEVTHPVIDDPELETWSEYGARAWPTLMVLDTHGRIAGNLSGEGHAANLDQLVTQLVAEGEADGSLRRGPAPTVLAERTPQTLRFPSKLALMPDGRLVVSDAGQHRLVVFENDGATVDAVIGTGERGHRDGDAETAQFAEPNGVLALPSEIADEVGYDLLVADTAGHRLRGVKVGQDRLLRSRTATEVTTVAGSGAQWMQGEPLPRGEGDARTFALSTPWDLTWSHVLGRAVIAMAGIHQLWTFDPVTGAIMVLAGTTQEGLVDGPAVTSWWAQPSGLDELPDGRIAIADSETSAVRVLDPRSMQVSTLVGQGLFDFGHVDGPAGTARLQHPLAVTALPDGRIAVSDTYNGAIRLIEEAATDGASATTGGITALSGMVGVAEQPGAGSGGTAGEAAPAPGEAHVVTVATDLKEPSDAIVGPPIDGIGQLIVVESGLHRITWVPVAKAAERMIDTGAQRSERPVTEVGPGPLTVRVLFTPPTGHKLDDSLGPATQVTISTTPTSMLTAGAGVDTALERTLEPDPAYTEGVLHVSARAASCDADPTIEFPACHMHQQDWGVPIRIVEGAPTRLDLSLLA
- a CDS encoding HAD family hydrolase — encoded protein: MTSDPLAPVTSPLDQWPPRWAPTAVIFDCDGLLVDTEGQWVALQEEYLARHGAALDRQTRRMITGRAADLVVLTLAEAVGKDPHQVGAELLAEHREHIGEGLTPLPGALETLRSIAAVRPIAVASNSPRDMLDTKLDRLGLTELVDVSIAIEDVTEPKPAPDMYLAAALALGADPADCLGFEDSETGADAARAAGLQLIAVPSIPGQEPRAPRRLASLADPVLARWISAWEPRR